A stretch of the Candidatus Margulisiibacteriota bacterium genome encodes the following:
- the fetB gene encoding iron export ABC transporter permease subunit FetB, with product MDGIIVLSVAQLAFAYFFVLIVLFILRIRGINREKELLISSIRMTLQLILAGYLLVYIFSNPAPYITVLIILIMEAYAIYTIFKKFKNRLSKKLKIVITFSMVSGTVFCLLYFLLVVIRISPWYNPQYFIPIAGMLIGNSMTGVSLGVKSLIDGMQVQRNLVEETLLLGATPKRATRDIINSTFDSAIMPTINSMLGMGIIFLPGMMTGQILSGTSPTIAITYQIAIMLGILGSVSLTVISMLQFGYLTFFNKQDQLV from the coding sequence ATGGACGGTATAATAGTTTTATCAGTTGCCCAATTAGCCTTTGCTTATTTTTTTGTGTTAATAGTTTTATTTATTTTGAGGATACGAGGCATTAACAGAGAAAAGGAACTATTGATCTCTTCGATAAGGATGACTTTGCAGCTAATCCTTGCTGGGTATTTGCTTGTCTATATTTTTAGTAACCCAGCGCCATATATAACAGTTTTGATTATTTTGATTATGGAAGCTTATGCTATTTATACTATTTTTAAGAAGTTTAAAAATAGACTCAGTAAAAAATTAAAAATAGTTATAACCTTTTCGATGGTGAGTGGAACAGTTTTTTGTTTATTGTATTTTCTTTTAGTTGTTATCAGAATATCGCCTTGGTACAATCCACAGTATTTTATACCGATTGCTGGGATGCTGATTGGAAATTCTATGACAGGAGTATCCTTGGGCGTAAAGTCCCTGATTGACGGGATGCAAGTTCAGAGAAATTTGGTTGAAGAAACTCTTTTATTGGGAGCAACTCCAAAAAGAGCTACTCGAGATATTATTAATAGCACTTTTGATTCAGCTATTATGCCAACAATTAACTCCATGCTCGGAATGGGGATTATTTTTTTACCAGGGATGATGACTGGTCAGATATTATCTGGAACTTCTCCAACAATCGCCATAACTTATCAAATAGCAATAATGCTAGGGATACTTGGTTCGGTGAGTTTAACTGTAATAAGCATGCTTCAGTTTGGTTATTTAACTTTCTTTAATAAACAAGACCAACTAGTTTAA
- a CDS encoding ATP-binding cassette domain-containing protein: MFVFQDVRFLDFLSISDLYIPHGMVVSLVGESGSGKTTVLRLLNKMISPNHGKIFFQEEDLSMINSIEHRRKVVMLSQTPVMFGETVKDSLLAGIIFQEKTIPKDEELDSMLDKLKIKKKLEQNILTLSGGEKQRLALARILLLDPEVLLLDEPSSALDEETANSIIQMTTKFAKEKNKTVVMVTHSKQMADKYSDVIVEMPSAKIVSGARLWTV, encoded by the coding sequence ATGTTTGTCTTTCAAGATGTTAGGTTTTTAGATTTTCTCAGTATTTCAGATTTGTATATCCCTCATGGCATGGTTGTTTCACTTGTTGGAGAAAGTGGTAGTGGAAAGACAACTGTTTTAAGGCTTTTAAATAAAATGATTTCACCAAATCATGGGAAAATATTTTTTCAAGAAGAAGATTTATCAATGATTAATTCTATAGAACATAGACGAAAAGTGGTTATGCTTTCCCAGACTCCAGTTATGTTTGGAGAAACAGTTAAGGATAGTCTTCTAGCTGGTATTATTTTTCAGGAAAAAACAATTCCTAAGGATGAAGAGCTGGATTCTATGCTTGATAAATTAAAAATTAAAAAAAAGCTGGAACAGAATATTTTGACTTTATCAGGTGGCGAAAAACAAAGGCTGGCTTTAGCAAGAATACTATTACTGGACCCAGAGGTTCTTTTGCTGGATGAGCCATCTTCAGCCTTGGATGAAGAAACTGCAAATAGCATTATTCAGATGACAACAAAGTTTGCGAAAGAAAAAAACAAGACAGTTGTTATGGTTACACATTCTAAACAAATGGCAGATAAGTACTCTGATGTAATTGTAGAAATGCCTTCTGCTAAGATAGTGAGTGGAGCAAGATTATGGACGGTATAA
- a CDS encoding CGGC domain-containing protein, translating to MKVGIIRCQQTEDMCPGTTDFKVALEGKLAFEEIGKSEIIGFVSCGGCPGKRAVSRAKMMQEKGAEVIMFASCISKGNPIGFPCPHFQQMKDSVIKKLGPNIKTIDWTH from the coding sequence GTGAAAGTAGGAATAATCCGCTGCCAACAAACAGAAGACATGTGCCCCGGAACTACGGATTTCAAGGTAGCATTAGAAGGAAAGTTAGCTTTTGAAGAAATTGGTAAAAGCGAGATTATTGGGTTCGTGTCTTGTGGTGGATGTCCTGGAAAAAGAGCTGTTTCCAGAGCTAAAATGATGCAAGAAAAAGGCGCTGAAGTAATAATGTTTGCTTCCTGTATCAGCAAGGGCAACCCCATTGGTTTTCCTTGTCCACATTTTCAACAAATGAAAGATAGTGTAATAAAAAAACTCGGACCTAATATTAAAACAATTGATTGGACACATTAG
- a CDS encoding beta-hydroxyacyl-ACP dehydratase, producing MAVQPIIDLALIDLKKTAVTKERILELNAQRDEFEQLDKIAYIDLENLIIVGLKKQAMDEFWTRGHIPGRPIMPGVMMIEMAAQLGSVMFHEKFQTNGTKFFGFGGVNNVKFRGAVLPGQTLVMVAKATALRSRIAIFSTQGYVDGHLVFEAEVTGLIL from the coding sequence ATGGCCGTACAACCAATCATTGATTTAGCGCTAATAGACTTAAAGAAAACAGCGGTAACAAAAGAAAGAATTCTGGAACTGAATGCCCAACGAGATGAGTTTGAACAATTAGATAAAATTGCTTACATAGACTTAGAAAATCTTATTATTGTAGGTCTCAAAAAACAGGCAATGGATGAATTCTGGACAAGAGGACATATCCCTGGAAGACCAATTATGCCAGGAGTTATGATGATAGAAATGGCAGCCCAACTTGGGTCCGTCATGTTTCACGAAAAATTTCAAACAAATGGTACTAAATTCTTCGGTTTTGGTGGAGTAAATAACGTTAAATTTAGAGGAGCAGTGTTGCCAGGACAAACACTTGTGATGGTAGCAAAAGCAACTGCACTTAGATCAAGAATAGCAATTTTCTCTACTCAGGGCTATGTTGATGGACACCTTGTCTTTGAAGCTGAAGTAACTGGGCTAATCTTGTGA
- the nifS gene encoding cysteine desulfurase NifS produces the protein MNSEIYLDHNATTYVEPKVVEAMIPYFTEKFANPSGIYSLSQNVSNDIQAAREKIQELLHAKKGKLIFTGGGSESDNLAIKGYAYANQNKGKHIITSQIEHHAVLHTCEQLEKEGFTVTYLPVDTTGIVKLEELKKAIQADTLLISIMYANNETGVIQPIKEIINIAHQNKVAVHTDAVQIVGKQEINIDDLGVDLLSFSAHKFYGPKGIGGLFVKKGIKIHNIIQGGGQEFKLRAGTENTAGIIGTTKALEIAMQNWEEDWNKEKALRDELEQHLLALIPESQLNGHVENRLANTLNIIIKYIEGEGMLLLLNNNNIYASSGSACTSGSLDPSHVLLAMGIPHEHAHGSLRFSLGRKTTQDDIKQVIEVLPKIVEKLRAMSPLYNSKNHPSGFNNESTFPY, from the coding sequence ATGAATTCAGAAATCTACTTAGACCATAATGCTACGACATATGTAGAACCAAAAGTTGTTGAAGCGATGATTCCCTATTTCACGGAGAAATTTGCGAATCCATCAGGCATCTATAGCCTCAGCCAAAACGTTAGCAACGACATTCAAGCTGCAAGAGAGAAAATACAAGAACTACTTCATGCTAAAAAAGGAAAATTAATTTTTACAGGAGGAGGAAGCGAATCCGACAATCTTGCAATTAAAGGTTACGCTTATGCTAACCAAAACAAAGGGAAACATATCATTACCTCACAAATAGAGCATCATGCAGTACTGCATACTTGCGAGCAGCTTGAAAAGGAAGGATTTACTGTAACTTATCTTCCAGTAGACACAACTGGTATTGTTAAATTAGAAGAACTAAAAAAAGCAATCCAGGCTGATACTCTTTTAATAAGCATTATGTATGCAAACAACGAAACCGGTGTCATCCAGCCTATCAAAGAAATCATTAACATTGCTCACCAAAACAAGGTTGCTGTTCACACCGACGCTGTTCAAATTGTTGGAAAGCAGGAAATAAACATTGATGATTTAGGCGTCGATTTATTAAGTTTCTCTGCACACAAATTCTATGGCCCAAAAGGTATTGGTGGTCTTTTTGTGAAAAAAGGAATCAAAATCCACAACATCATCCAAGGTGGCGGACAAGAATTTAAGCTAAGAGCGGGAACCGAAAATACTGCGGGAATAATAGGAACAACAAAAGCCTTAGAAATTGCTATGCAAAACTGGGAAGAAGACTGGAATAAAGAAAAAGCTCTACGTGATGAACTTGAGCAGCATTTACTTGCACTCATACCAGAGTCTCAACTTAATGGTCATGTAGAAAACAGGCTAGCAAATACGCTAAATATAATTATAAAATACATCGAAGGTGAAGGCATGTTGCTATTACTTAACAATAATAACATCTATGCTTCTTCAGGGTCTGCTTGTACTTCTGGCTCACTTGATCCTTCTCATGTTTTACTTGCTATGGGTATACCACATGAGCATGCACATGGCTCACTTAGATTTAGTCTAGGACGAAAAACCACTCAAGATGATATCAAACAAGTAATTGAAGTTTTACCAAAAATTGTTGAAAAGCTAAGGGCCATGAGTCCACTGTACAATAGTAAAAATCACCCCTCCGGATTCAATAATGAATCCACCTTTCCTTATTAA
- a CDS encoding Rrf2 family transcriptional regulator — translation MKVSTKLRYGLKFLIYLGANQEGKNITLKEVTDKENISIKYLEQIVTILRPLNILNSTRGNNGGYSLSKPPKEIFLYDIFNTLQGEFFEMNCVETPTSCNSSSICPTRGLWVDMKHLYVDYLKEKTIQDLINNYKRKV, via the coding sequence ATGAAAGTATCAACAAAATTAAGATATGGATTAAAGTTTTTAATATATTTGGGTGCCAACCAAGAAGGCAAAAATATTACCTTAAAAGAAGTTACTGACAAAGAAAATATCTCTATAAAGTATCTAGAACAAATTGTAACCATCTTGAGGCCACTCAACATCTTAAATTCCACAAGAGGAAATAATGGCGGATACTCCCTATCCAAGCCCCCTAAGGAAATCTTCCTATATGATATCTTCAATACACTACAAGGCGAGTTTTTTGAAATGAACTGTGTAGAAACGCCCACATCATGTAATTCTTCAAGCATCTGCCCAACTAGAGGTCTTTGGGTAGATATGAAGCATCTATATGTGGACTATTTAAAGGAAAAAACGATTCAAGACTTAATAAATAACTATAAAAGGAAGGTATAA
- the msrB gene encoding peptide-methionine (R)-S-oxide reductase MsrB has product MGKSSEQLATFAGGCFWCMEPPFRQIAGVIEVLPGYTGGQTKNPTYEAVSSGRTGHYEVVQIKYDVSKVSYEKLLDTFWQQIDPTDEGGQFADRGTQYQTAIFYHDNEQQNIALKSIEQLNKSGKFAKKIVVAVLPATAFYKAENYHIGYFLTNETRYNSYKKASGREDYIKKVWKKEELPQSAKADSSLHEGAFEASSSFRGMSRSDKGNKSLDKKELKKKLTAVQYDVTQQCSTEPAFKNEYWDNKKTGIYVDVVSGEPLFSSSDKFDSGTGWPSFTKPIEAGNVEEHADISYGMKRIEVKSSEAASHLGHVFEDGPGPNGLRYCINSASLKFIPKEDMQKEGYGQYLYLLK; this is encoded by the coding sequence ATGGGAAAAAGTAGCGAACAGCTAGCAACTTTTGCAGGTGGATGTTTTTGGTGTATGGAGCCACCATTTAGACAAATAGCGGGTGTTATCGAGGTGTTACCTGGATATACTGGTGGGCAGACTAAGAACCCAACTTATGAGGCAGTGTCTTCTGGTAGGACAGGGCATTATGAGGTAGTACAAATAAAGTATGATGTTAGTAAAGTTTCATATGAAAAACTACTAGATACATTTTGGCAGCAAATAGACCCAACTGATGAAGGCGGACAGTTTGCTGATAGAGGAACCCAGTATCAGACAGCTATTTTTTATCATGATAATGAGCAACAGAATATTGCGCTTAAATCAATTGAGCAACTCAATAAGTCTGGTAAGTTTGCAAAGAAGATTGTCGTAGCTGTTTTGCCTGCAACCGCTTTTTATAAGGCAGAGAATTATCATATAGGGTATTTTTTGACCAACGAAACTCGTTATAATTCTTACAAAAAAGCGTCTGGTAGAGAAGATTATATTAAGAAAGTTTGGAAAAAAGAGGAACTCCCTCAGTCAGCTAAAGCTGACAGCTCCCTACATGAGGGAGCCTTCGAAGCGTCTTCATCATTTAGGGGGATGTCGCGAAGTGATAAGGGGAATAAATCATTAGACAAGAAGGAACTTAAAAAGAAACTTACGGCAGTGCAATATGATGTTACGCAACAATGTAGCACTGAGCCAGCCTTTAAAAATGAGTATTGGGATAATAAAAAGACCGGCATTTATGTAGATGTTGTTTCTGGTGAGCCATTGTTTAGTTCAAGTGATAAGTTTGATTCTGGTACTGGATGGCCTAGTTTCACTAAGCCGATTGAAGCGGGAAACGTGGAAGAGCATGCAGATATTAGTTATGGCATGAAGCGGATAGAGGTTAAAAGTAGCGAAGCAGCTTCACATTTAGGGCACGTGTTTGAGGATGGACCTGGGCCGAATGGCTTAAGATATTGTATTAATTCTGCGTCACTTAAGTTTATTCCCAAGGAAGATATGCAAAAAGAAGGCTATGGGCAGTATTTGTATTTATTAAAATAG
- the nifU gene encoding Fe-S cluster assembly scaffold protein NifU, which yields MNYSEKVLDHFNSPRNVGELKDADGIGTVGNAKCGDIMQVYIKVSDKVITDASFKTFGCGAAVATSSMATELIKGKSIDDALKVTNKAVMEALDGLPPVKIHCSVLAEEAIHAAINDYLVKTTGVGLPEEQCTGCCNSCGKH from the coding sequence ATGAATTATAGTGAAAAGGTATTAGATCATTTTAATAGTCCAAGAAACGTAGGAGAACTAAAGGACGCAGATGGTATTGGCACTGTTGGTAATGCAAAGTGTGGCGACATTATGCAAGTGTACATAAAAGTAAGCGACAAGGTAATCACTGATGCTAGCTTCAAAACATTTGGTTGTGGCGCGGCAGTTGCTACAAGCTCAATGGCAACAGAGCTAATTAAGGGTAAAAGTATCGATGACGCGCTTAAAGTAACAAACAAAGCCGTTATGGAAGCCTTGGATGGCTTACCTCCTGTAAAAATACACTGCTCCGTCTTAGCTGAAGAGGCTATTCATGCTGCAATCAATGACTATTTGGTTAAAACTACTGGTGTCGGACTACCGGAAGAACAATGTACAGGATGCTGTAATTCTTGCGGTAAACATTAG